One Candidatus Polarisedimenticolia bacterium genomic window carries:
- the fabF gene encoding beta-ketoacyl-ACP synthase II, producing the protein MERRVVISGVGMVSPLGIGNQENWEGLIQGRSGIGPITRFDASEYACRIAGEVKGFNPEDWVPKKDVKKMDLFIHYAMAASEIAMRDAAFQVSPSEAERVGVFIGSGIGGLPSIERQHAILLREGPRRISPFFIVGLIVNMASGQVSIRYGAKGPNQAACTACATGTHAIGDAFEIIKRGDADVMIAGGCEGVIAPLCVGGFSAMRALSTRNEDPKGASRPFDRERDGFVISEGAGVVILEELGHAVRRGAKVYAEVAGYGTSGDAFHVSAPSEDGDGPVRVMQRAIRDAGIDASAIDYVNAHGTSTPQGDAVETRAIRTVFGERARKVAVSSTKSMTGHLLGGAGGLETAILALVVERDHVPPTINYTTPDPECDLDYVPNESRRMTVRFGLNNSFGFGGTNAALVLKKFEK; encoded by the coding sequence CGTTTCGACGCCTCCGAGTACGCCTGCCGCATCGCCGGAGAGGTGAAGGGGTTCAACCCGGAGGACTGGGTCCCCAAGAAAGACGTCAAGAAGATGGACCTGTTCATCCACTACGCCATGGCCGCGTCGGAGATCGCCATGCGCGACGCGGCATTCCAGGTGTCGCCTTCGGAGGCCGAACGGGTGGGCGTGTTCATCGGTTCGGGGATCGGCGGGCTCCCCTCGATCGAGCGGCAGCATGCCATCCTGCTTCGCGAAGGGCCGCGGCGGATCTCCCCTTTCTTCATCGTCGGTCTCATCGTCAATATGGCCTCGGGGCAGGTCTCCATCCGCTACGGGGCGAAGGGTCCGAACCAGGCCGCCTGCACGGCATGCGCCACGGGGACGCACGCCATCGGAGACGCCTTCGAGATCATCAAGCGCGGGGACGCCGACGTGATGATCGCCGGCGGGTGCGAGGGGGTGATCGCACCCCTGTGCGTGGGAGGGTTTTCCGCCATGCGCGCCCTGTCCACGCGCAACGAGGATCCGAAAGGCGCGTCGCGCCCCTTCGACCGGGAGCGCGACGGATTCGTGATCAGCGAGGGGGCCGGCGTGGTCATCCTCGAGGAGCTCGGCCATGCCGTCCGGCGCGGCGCGAAGGTGTACGCCGAGGTCGCGGGCTACGGCACGTCGGGGGACGCGTTCCACGTCTCGGCGCCGTCGGAGGACGGCGACGGCCCGGTGCGCGTCATGCAGCGCGCCATCCGGGACGCCGGGATCGATGCCTCGGCCATCGATTACGTCAACGCGCACGGCACCTCGACGCCCCAGGGGGACGCGGTGGAGACGCGGGCCATCCGGACCGTATTTGGCGAGCGCGCCCGCAAGGTCGCGGTGAGCAGCACCAAGTCGATGACCGGCCATCTTCTCGGAGGTGCCGGGGGCCTGGAGACGGCGATCCTGGCCCTGGTGGTCGAGCGCGATCACGTGCCTCCCACGATCAATTACACGACCCCCGACCCGGAATGCGACCTGGATTACGTCCCGAACGAATCGCGCCGGATGACGGTGCGCTTCGGGCTCAACAATTCGTTCGGGTTTGGCGGCACGAACGCCGCCCTGGTCCTGAAGAAGTTCGAGAAGTAG